A stretch of the Vigna radiata var. radiata cultivar VC1973A chromosome 9, Vradiata_ver6, whole genome shotgun sequence genome encodes the following:
- the LOC106774368 gene encoding TMV resistance protein N-like codes for MDNGSSSYKLPRKYDVLINFTGEDINRKFVSHLNSAISTVGLTTFLHHHNAIESTHIQQPILSHCRVAIVVFNQTYSQSAWCLNQLLQIIDWHETYGRHVLPVYYEIQPSDVRLQKGDFGKAFKATAQKTFSGQELEHGMSRWSHALTKTANFFGWDESNHRSDAELVEKIVKSVLNLPVLSATKFPVRLQLYVEDLIRTIKTKSTETCIIGIGGSGGYGKTTLAKAIYNQIHGTFKKKSFIENISHVRGIRGLLGLQEQLLLDVLKQKVEIPSVDVGRTMIRERLLGKRVLIVLDDVSYFSLFDLWDCRKWLVEGTVIIVTHEIPLTGQVNFVFWLEPMNEEESLELLSWHAFREPKPKEEYEDLARSVVSYCEGLPLALEVVGSCLFEKTKEEWNTLLIKYAIVGRHRVSEIIKVSIEGSINEMEKDIFLDICCFFVGKSRAYATKILNGCGVDADMGIRVLIQRNLIKINNNNKFGIHPLLQEIGVQIIRENLETDHEKNRLWFDKDVKHGTKAMQWLPVNAYGSAQPTVNSDYLLKKLRWISWHGLSSERLPNNFYEHNAIAIDLKRSLLRFLWKTPQVLRSLKVLNLSHSKHLTTTPDFTGLPSLEHLSFKYCSRLRKLHRSIGSLNSLILLNLKYCTSLNNLPKEIYELKSLRTFILSGCSKIHIMDKDIAKLESLITLIAENTAVKEVPFSIVSSKSIGYISLPGFEGLSHNLFPSIIRSWISPIMNPISYIHSFCMDTEDNTIDIAPLLSTLANIRSVLVACDTDFQLSKQVKNILDEYFSSITKSGISKQHLRCSLIGVGAYHQFFNAVRDNIYEVLANSESGDVCLPAVNDPYCLAHMGDGHSVSFIVPQDRYMKGMTLCVVYLSNPEAIEPQFTTVVVINYTKCRFQIHNYGTVISFKDEDWHDIISNLESGDKVEIFVNFGNGLVVKNTTVYLICGESKNMRKAFEPKKHGLIRFVKKVVM; via the exons ATGGATAACGGCTCCTCATCATACAAACTCCCACGGAAGTACGATGTGCTCATCAACTTCACTGGAGAAgacataaatagaaaatttgttTCTCATCTCAATTCTGCCATCTCTACGGTTGGTCTCACCACTTTCCTTCACCATCACAATGCAATAGAGTCAACTCACATCCAACAACCTATTCTCAGCCACTGTCGGGTAGCAATTGTTGTTTTCAACCAAACCTATTCTCAATCTGCTTGGTGTCTTAATCAGCTTCTACAAATCATCGACTGGCACGAAACTTATGGCCGACATGTTCTGCCCGTATATTATGAAATCCAGCCATCTGATGTACGTCTTCAGAAGGGTGACTTTGGAAAAGCCTTTAAGGCAACTGCTCAAAAAACATTTTCAGGACAAGAACTGGAGCATGGCATGTCCAGATGGAGCCATGCACTCACTAAAACTGCAAATTTCTTTGGATGGGATGAGAGCAATCATAG GAGTGATGCTGAACTAGTGGAGAAAATTGTTAAGAGCGTTCTTAATTTACCAGTCTTATCTGCTACTAAATTTCCAGTTAGATTACAATTATACGTCGAAGATCTGATTCGAACTATCAAAACTAAATCCACGGAAACTTGTATAATAGGAATAGGTGGATCGGGAGGATATGGTAAAACCACTCTTGCCAAAGCCATTTACAATCAAATTCATGGGACATTCAAGAAGAAAAGtttcattgaaaatatttcaCATGTTAGGGGAATAAGAGGGCTTCTTGGTTTACAAGAACAACTTCTTTTAGATGTCCTAAAACAAAAGGTGGAGATTCCTAGCGTTGATGTGGGAAGAACTATGATTCGGGAAAGACTTTTAGGAAAAAGGGTTCTCATTGTACTTGACGATGTTTCTTACTTTAGTTTATTCGACTTATGGGATTGTCGTAAATGGCTCGTTGAAGGAACTGTAATAATCGTAACACATGAAATACCGCTGACAGGTcaagttaattttgtcttttggTTAGAACCAATGAACGAAGAGGAATCCCTTGAGCTTCTTAGTTGGCACGCATTTAGAgaaccaaaaccaaaagaagaataCGAAGACCTTGCAAGAAGTGTAGTTAGTTATTGTGAAGGACTACCGCTGGCTCTTGAAGTCGTTGGaagttgtttatttgaaaagacgaaagaagaatggaacactttattaattaaatatgcgaTAGTTGGCAGGCATCGTGTTTCAGAGATAATAAAAGTAAGCATCGAAGGTTCAATCAATGAAATGGAGAAAGATATATTCCTTGATatatgttgtttctttgttggtaAGAGCAGAGCCTATGCTACGAAGATCCTAAATGGCTGTGGAGTAGACGCTGATATGGGAATAAGAGTTCTCATCCAGCGTAACCTCATCAAaattaacaacaacaacaaatttggaATCCATCCTTTGCTACAAGAAATCGGAGTACAAATTATTCGTGAAAATTTAGAAACAGATCATGAGAAGAACAGGCTGTGGTTTGATAAGGATGTAAAACAT GGGACAAAAGCCATGCAGTGGTTGCCTGTCAATGCCTACGGTAGTGCACAACCGACTGTAAATTCTGACTACCTTCTTAAGAAACTAAGATGGATCAGTTGGCATGGGCTTTCTTCAGAACGTCTACCTAACAACTTTTATGAGCATAATGCAATAGCTATTGATTTAAAACGCAGTCTTCTTCGATTTCTCTGGAAAACACCCCAG GTTTTGAGATCGCTAAAAGTCCTTAACCTCAGTCACTCCAAGCATTTAACTACAACCCCTGACTTTACCGGATTACCAAGTCTTGAACACCTCAGTTTCAAATATTGTTCAAGATTACGGAAACTACACCGATCTATTGGATCACTCAACAGTCTTATACTGCTAAATTTGAAATACTGTACAAGTCTAAACAATCTTCCGAAAGAGATATATGAGTTGAAATCTTTAAGAACCTTCATTCTCTCTGGTTGTTCCAAGATTCACATAATGGATAAAGATATAGCAAAGTTGGAATCCTTGATAACTCTAATTGCCGAAAATACAGCTGTGAAAGAAGTGCCTTTTTCAATTGTAAGCTCAAAAAGCATTGGATATATATCCCTACCTGGATTTGAGGGATTATCTCATAATCTTTTTCCTTCCATCATTCGGTCTTGGATATCCCCAATAATGAATCCCATCTCTTATATTCATTCGTTTTGCATGGATACTGAGGATAATACGATTGATATTGCACCGTTGCTTAGCACCCTTGCAAATATTCGAAGTGTTTTGGTAGCATGTGACACCGATTTTCAATTATCTAAGCaagtcaaaaatattttggatgaATACTTTTCGAGTATTACAAAATCAGGAATTTCAAAGCAGCACTTGAGGTGTTCTTTGATTGGTGTTGGAGCATACCATCAATTCTTCAATGCTGTCAGGGATAACATATATGAG GTATTGGCAAACAGTGAGTCTGGTGATGTTTGTCTCCCAGCAGTCAATGATCCTTATTGTTTGGCCCATATGGGTGATGGACACtctgtttctttcattgtgCCTCAAGATCGTTACATGAAAGGAATGACtttgtgtgttgtttatttATCAAACCCTGAAGCCATTGAACCTCAATTTACTACTGTCGTAGTTATTAACTACACAAAGTGTAGATTCCAGATACACAACTATGGCACAGTCATTTCCTTTAAAGATGAAGATTGGCATgacataatttcaaatttagaatcTGGAGACAAGGTGGAGATTTTTGTGAATTTCGGCAATGGATTGGTGGTCAAGAACACCACGGTGTATCTGATATGTGGTGAATCAAAGAACATGAGAAAAGCCTTTGAGCCAAAGAAACATGGTCTCATTAGATTCGTAAAGAAAGTTGTAATGTGA